In the Streptomyces spororaveus genome, TCCCCGGAGGAATCCGCCCTCCTCCTGGACACCGTCCGCTCCGCCGCCGCCGAAGCCTCCTGGGTGGCCTGCTGCGGCGGCCTCCCGCCCGGCCTCGGGCCCCGGTGGTGCGCCGACCTGGTCGCCCGCGCCCACGCGGCGGGCGCCCGGACCGTCTTGGACACCCCCGGCCCCGCGCTGCACGGGGCGCTGGCGGCCCGTCCGGAGGTGATCCACTCCGACGCGTCGGAGCTGGCCGCCGCGGTGGGACGCCCGCTGCCCACCCTGGGGGACGTGGTCAAGGCCGCCGAGGAGCTCCGCGAGCTGGGCGCGGGAGCCGTACTGGCCTCCCTCGGCGGGGACGGCCGGCTCCTGGTCTCGGCGGAGGGCGCCCACCACGGCGCCGCCCCCGCCCCGGCGGGGCGCGGCGACGCGGCGGCGGACGGCGCCTCACTGGCCGGCTTCCTGATCGCGGGCGGCACCGGCCCCGGCGCCCTCGCCTCCGCCCTGGCCCACGGCACTGCCGCCGTCCGGCTGCCGGGCGGCGCCATGCCGTCCCCGGCGGATCTGCGCCCCGACCGGGTCCGCGTCACCGACGACCCGCCCCTGGACCTCCAGCTCGCCGACCCCGGCACCCCCTGAGGGCGTCCTGCCGGGCGCGCCGGATCACCGTACGCGGGCGCGCACTTCCATCGCTCCGCGTGCGGCCGCCTCGCTCTCGTACACCTCGCACATGTGCCGCCCGTCGGGCGTCGCCGTGTGCTCGACCTCCCACAGGCTGACCTCGGTCCCGTCCAGCAGGACGAAGGCGTGCTCGTACAGGCTGAAACCCGCGCCCCGCCCGTCCGAGAGGCACTGCCGGGCACCG is a window encoding:
- a CDS encoding 1-phosphofructokinase family hexose kinase; amino-acid sequence: MILTVTPDPSLDRTYEVPSPARGRVLRADGERVAPGGKGVNVSLAAAAAGVRTTAVLPLGGAPGVLLAELLGARGVDVTAVSIAGRTRSNIALAEPDGTRTEIDLPGPALSPEESALLLDTVRSAAAEASWVACCGGLPPGLGPRWCADLVARAHAAGARTVLDTPGPALHGALAARPEVIHSDASELAAAVGRPLPTLGDVVKAAEELRELGAGAVLASLGGDGRLLVSAEGAHHGAAPAPAGRGDAAADGASLAGFLIAGGTGPGALASALAHGTAAVRLPGGAMPSPADLRPDRVRVTDDPPLDLQLADPGTP